A section of the Corvus moneduloides isolate bCorMon1 chromosome 29, bCorMon1.pri, whole genome shotgun sequence genome encodes:
- the RAB25 gene encoding ras-related protein Rab-25 produces MGSAEEDYNFVFKVVLIGESGVGKTNLLSRFTRNEFNHDSRTTIGVEFSTRTILVGDAVVKAQIWDTAGLERYRAITSAYYRGAVGALVVFDITKHQTYDVVDRWLKELYDHAEASIVVMLVGNKTDLAQAREVPMEEAKMFADNNGLLFVETSALDSTNVEEAFETILKEIFYKVQKQKQRSSQSNTVSLASENPASTAPAQAERRPCCVAL; encoded by the exons TCGTCCTGATCGGGGAGTCTGGGGTGGGAAAAACAAACCTGCTCTCTCGTTTTACCCGCAACGAGTTCAACCACGACAGCCGCACCACCATCGGCGTGGAGTTCTCCACCCGCACAATCCTGGTGGGAGACGCCGTGGTGAAGGCTCAGATCTGGGACACTGCCGGACTGGAGCGGTACCGCGCCATCACCTCAGC GTATTACcggggggctgtgggtgccctGGTCGTGTTTGACATCACCAAGCACCAGACGTACGATGTGGTGGACCGCTGGCTGAAGGAGCTGTACGACCATGCCGAGGCCAGCATCGTTGTCATGCTGGTGGGGAACAAGACTGACCTCGCACAGGCTCGGGAGGTGCCCATGGAGGAGGCAAAAATGTTTGCAG ACAACAACGGGCTGCTGTTCGTCGAGACCTCGGCACTGGACTCCACCAATGTTGAGGAAGCATTTGAGACCATCCTGAAGG AAATCTTCTACAAAgtgcagaagcagaagcagaggagcagccaaAGCAACACGGTGTCACTTGCCAGCGAGAACCCCGCAAGCAcggccccagcacaggcagagaggCGCCCGTGCTGCGTGGCCCTCTGA